Sequence from the Malaciobacter pacificus genome:
TTTTTGGTGTGTGAATAGTAATAATATCACAATCTAAAATGTCTTCGAAGTTTGTTGTATATTTAATACCTAAATCAGTTGCTTTTGTTGAAGGAATATATGGGTCGTATGTAATTACGTCCATTTCAAATGATTTAGCTCTTAATGCAACTCTATGTCCAATGTTACCAAAACCAATAACACCTAATTTTTTACCATAAAGTTCTCTACCATACCAATCTTCTCTTTTCCAAATTCTTTGGTCTTTTAATTGACCATGAGCATAAGGAAATTTTCTCATACAAGATAACATGTGAGTCATAGTTAATTCAACTGCTGCAATAGTATTAGCAGTTGGTACATTCATCGCAATGATACCTCTTTTTGAACAACCTTCCATATCAACATTATCATAACCAACACCGGCTCTGATAATTGCTTTTAAGTTAGTTGCTGCATTTAAGAATTTTTCATCCACATCTGTTGAAGATCTTGTAATTGCAACGTCAGCATCTTTGATAACATCTAAAAGTGCTACTTTATCAATGTCTGCTGCATAAACATAATTTACATCTTCTGTATTTTGCAGGATTTCTAATCCTGCATCATGAATGTGGTCACAAACTACAATTGTATGTTTACTCATTTAAATAAGTCCTATTTATTTGATTTGATCTTTTAATAAATCACCTAAAGTCATAGATGAGTCATCATTAACAGATTTTAATACTTCTCTTTCTTGTTGTTGCTCTAATCTTTTAACAGATAATCTAACTCTATTTCTTTTAGTATCAATATTTACAACAACAGCTTCAATTTCATCACCATTATTAATTTCTTCAACATTTAATGGACCAAAATCTTCATTTCTAATTAAACCATCTAAGTTGTTCTCTAGTTTAATAAATACTCCGAAGTCTTTTTTATCTTTTACGTTTCCTTTTACGATATCACCTAATTTGTGAGTATCTTGGAATCTTTGTGCTGGAGAATCTGCAATTTCTTTAATTGATAATGAAATATTCTCTTTTTCTCTATCAATTTTGATGATTTTAACTTCTACATCATCACCTTTTTTGAAGATTGATTTACATTTTGTATTTGGCTCCCATGAAGCTTCTTCATTATGTAATAAACCATCAACATCTCCAATAGTAACAAATGCACCAAAATCAGTTAATGTAGCAATTTTTCCTTTTACAACATCACCAACATTAAACTCTTTTGTGAATTTTGCAAATGGTTTTTCTTGTAAGTTCTTTAACGATACTCTTAATCTTTTTTTATTTACATCTAATTCAATAACTTCAACGTTAATTTCTTCACCTAAAGTTAATAACTCTTTTGGATTTTTAACGTTTTTATTCCATGAAATTTCAGAAATATGTAATAAACCTTCAATGTCATTTCCTAAATCAACAAATGCACCATAAGATTCAAAGTTAGAAACAGTAACAGTAATTGTATCACCAACTTCTAATTCGTCTTTAATCTCTTCCCATGGATTTGCAAGTGCTGCTTTAATAGATAATGATAAGTGTTGTTTTGCTTTATCGTAAGATAATACAACAACAGTAACTTCATCACCTTCATTGTAGTAGTTAGCTGGATTAACTGGACCTTTGTATGAGATTTCATTGTAGTTTACTAAACCATCAATTCCACCTAAATCTACAAACATACCATAAGAAGTAATTTTTTTGATTGTTCCGTTTACTGCTTCACCACTTTCCATGATTTCAGCAACTTTGTTATCTTTAACAGCTTTAGCTTCTTCAATTAATTTTTTTCTAGAAACAATAATTGAATTTTGTGCTTTGTTAACTTTTAAAACTTTTGCTTTAACAGTTTTACCTACAGCACCTTGAGCTTTTAAGAAAGATTGAGCCATTGGCATGAAGTATTCACAACCTTCTTCATCTTCAATGATAAATCCACCTCTGTTTTTAACAGAAACAACTTTACCTTCGATTGTTACATCTTCTACATCTTCACCATATTTTTCAACAAATGCATCAAACTTAGCTTTTTGTAAAACTTTTTTATGAGAGATATTTGGTCTTT
This genomic interval carries:
- a CDS encoding 30S ribosomal protein S1, producing the protein MGIDDIDLGEDFDFEQMLNESFENAENNSVVDGVIVEITNDRVLVDVGQKIEGQLNPSEITIGGEVKYNVGDSIPVMLMGNRGERPNISHKKVLQKAKFDAFVEKYGEDVEDVTIEGKVVSVKNRGGFIIEDEEGCEYFMPMAQSFLKAQGAVGKTVKAKVLKVNKAQNSIIVSRKKLIEEAKAVKDNKVAEIMESGEAVNGTIKKITSYGMFVDLGGIDGLVNYNEISYKGPVNPANYYNEGDEVTVVVLSYDKAKQHLSLSIKAALANPWEEIKDELEVGDTITVTVSNFESYGAFVDLGNDIEGLLHISEISWNKNVKNPKELLTLGEEINVEVIELDVNKKRLRVSLKNLQEKPFAKFTKEFNVGDVVKGKIATLTDFGAFVTIGDVDGLLHNEEASWEPNTKCKSIFKKGDDVEVKIIKIDREKENISLSIKEIADSPAQRFQDTHKLGDIVKGNVKDKKDFGVFIKLENNLDGLIRNEDFGPLNVEEINNGDEIEAVVVNIDTKRNRVRLSVKRLEQQQEREVLKSVNDDSSMTLGDLLKDQIK